In Shinella sp. XGS7, a single genomic region encodes these proteins:
- a CDS encoding LysR substrate-binding domain-containing protein, whose amino-acid sequence MHLSLADLRLVDAVAELANLTRAAERVHLSLTAASTRMRAIEAQAGLPLLERQARGVKLTPAGEAFAHHARQMLRQAEALKSELQEYGGGLQGLVRVFANTTAVTEFLPEILAGFLAAHPRVSVGLREHANQEIARGVREGRADLGIAAGTLDTQGLQAFHFATDRLVLVCARRHRLARRARATLAEVLEREPLVGLQEGSTIERFLSRVVQDLGLPAPRLRVQVSSFDAMCRMVEAGVGLGIAPESAALRHQSAGMAIALVPLADDWARRERYLLTRAGQRLPSYAQELIERICAHHGTVWTPTS is encoded by the coding sequence ATGCACCTGAGTCTTGCCGATCTGCGTCTGGTGGACGCCGTGGCCGAGCTGGCCAATCTGACCCGCGCCGCCGAGCGGGTGCATCTCTCGCTCACCGCGGCCAGCACGCGCATGCGCGCCATCGAGGCCCAGGCCGGCCTGCCTTTGCTGGAGCGCCAGGCCCGGGGCGTGAAGCTCACGCCGGCCGGCGAGGCCTTTGCCCACCATGCGCGTCAGATGCTGCGTCAGGCGGAAGCCTTGAAGAGCGAGCTGCAGGAGTACGGCGGCGGTCTGCAGGGCCTGGTGCGGGTGTTTGCCAACACCACGGCGGTGACGGAGTTCCTGCCCGAGATCCTGGCCGGCTTTCTGGCTGCGCATCCGCGCGTGAGCGTGGGCCTGCGCGAGCATGCCAACCAGGAGATCGCGCGCGGCGTGCGCGAGGGCCGGGCCGATCTGGGCATTGCCGCGGGCACGCTGGACACCCAGGGCCTGCAGGCCTTCCATTTCGCCACCGACCGCCTGGTGCTGGTCTGCGCGCGCCGCCACCGCCTGGCGCGCCGCGCCCGCGCCACCCTGGCCGAGGTGCTGGAGCGCGAGCCCCTGGTGGGCCTGCAGGAGGGCAGCACCATCGAGCGCTTCCTGAGCCGCGTGGTGCAGGACCTGGGCCTGCCCGCGCCGCGCCTGCGGGTGCAGGTGAGCAGCTTCGACGCCATGTGCCGCATGGTGGAGGCCGGCGTGGGCCTGGGCATCGCGCCGGAGTCGGCCGCGCTGCGCCATCAAAGCGCGGGCATGGCTATTGCGCTGGTGCCCCTGGCCGACGACTGGGCGCGGCGCGAGCGCTATCTGCTCACCCGTGCCGGCCAGCGCCTGCCCAGCTATGCGCAGGAGCTGATCGAGCGCATCTGCGCTCACCACGGCACGGTCTGGACGCCTACCAGCTGA
- a CDS encoding zinc-dependent peptidase — protein sequence MALLIVCGLALALIAGLLALPLLRERRRARLARQPFPQAWRTMLRRRVPLVARLPADLQLRLKQLMLIFLAEKPIIGCAGLQVSDEMRVTIAAQACLPLLGDARGFYPRLRQVLLYPGAFVVDRLAQGAGGVQREERRLLSGESWSQGQVVLSWQDVLEGAADPGDGRNVVIHEFAHQLDQIKGHADGAPPQHDAQARRRWSAVMQAEFQALQARAARGEPGLLSDYGATEPAEFFAVASEVFFEQPLQLAAAHPALYRELASFYKVHPFSW from the coding sequence ATGGCCCTGCTCATCGTCTGTGGCCTGGCGCTGGCGTTGATTGCCGGCCTGCTGGCCCTGCCCCTGCTGCGCGAACGCCGGCGTGCGCGCCTGGCGCGCCAGCCCTTTCCCCAGGCCTGGCGCACCATGCTGCGCCGCCGCGTGCCCCTGGTGGCGCGCCTGCCCGCCGATCTGCAGCTGCGCCTCAAGCAGCTGATGCTGATCTTCCTGGCCGAGAAGCCCATCATCGGCTGCGCCGGCCTGCAGGTGAGCGACGAGATGCGCGTCACCATCGCGGCCCAGGCCTGCCTGCCCCTCTTGGGCGATGCGCGCGGCTTCTACCCGCGCCTGCGCCAGGTGCTGCTCTATCCCGGCGCCTTTGTCGTGGACCGCCTGGCCCAGGGCGCGGGGGGCGTGCAGCGCGAGGAGCGCCGCCTGCTCTCGGGCGAGTCCTGGAGCCAGGGTCAGGTCGTGCTGTCCTGGCAGGATGTGCTGGAAGGCGCGGCCGATCCCGGCGACGGCCGCAATGTGGTGATCCACGAGTTCGCCCATCAGCTGGACCAGATCAAGGGTCATGCCGACGGCGCCCCGCCCCAGCACGATGCCCAGGCACGCCGGCGCTGGTCGGCCGTGATGCAGGCCGAGTTCCAGGCCCTGCAGGCGCGCGCGGCACGCGGCGAGCCCGGCCTGCTCAGCGACTACGGCGCCACCGAGCCCGCTGAGTTCTTTGCCGTGGCCAGCGAGGTCTTCTTCGAGCAGCCCCTGCAGCTGGCCGCCGCCCATCCGGCGCTGTACCGGGAGCTGGCGTCCTTCTACAAGGTCCACCCCTTCAGCTGGTAG
- a CDS encoding YbfB/YjiJ family MFS transporter: MENTPPPLRAWQVISGGIAGLVLTIGLARFAYTPLLPLMQAQAGLSDLAAGALAATNYLGYMSGALLAAWLEDPVWRHRLYGWGLLLALASTALMAASSEVWLWALSRYLGGLTGAAGMLLGSGLVLGWLMRAGRRPELGLHFMGLGLGVAVSALGAMLMTRLQLPWSGQWLGFALLGLPLLALAWRWRPPVPPPAAAAQATPGPGRRWLGLMAAMYFCAGWGFVISATFTVAIVERQPQLAGQGPWAWLLVGLAATPAVFLWDRVARLIGDLNALLLAFGLQLVSVLLPALSGSLAAALAGALLYGATFIGLVSLTLALVGRRSPGNPGKAMARLTLSYGVAQVSAPALAGGMAQASGSYQAALWLTAAVLALGMVLLALLRREERRAAP, translated from the coding sequence ATGGAGAACACGCCGCCGCCCCTGCGCGCCTGGCAGGTCATCAGCGGCGGCATTGCCGGCCTGGTGCTGACCATCGGCCTGGCCCGCTTTGCCTACACGCCCCTTTTGCCCCTGATGCAGGCCCAGGCCGGGCTCAGCGATCTGGCGGCCGGGGCGCTGGCCGCCACCAACTACCTGGGCTATATGAGCGGCGCCCTGCTGGCGGCCTGGCTGGAGGATCCGGTCTGGCGCCACCGCCTCTATGGCTGGGGCCTGCTGCTGGCCCTGGCGAGCACGGCCCTGATGGCGGCCAGCAGCGAGGTCTGGCTCTGGGCACTTTCGCGCTATCTGGGCGGGCTGACGGGGGCGGCCGGCATGCTGCTGGGCTCGGGCCTGGTGCTGGGCTGGCTGATGCGTGCCGGGCGCCGGCCCGAGCTGGGTCTGCACTTCATGGGCCTGGGCCTGGGCGTGGCGGTCTCGGCCCTGGGCGCCATGCTGATGACGCGGCTGCAGCTCCCCTGGTCCGGCCAGTGGCTGGGCTTTGCCCTGCTGGGCCTGCCCCTGCTGGCCCTGGCCTGGCGCTGGCGGCCGCCGGTGCCGCCGCCGGCCGCCGCGGCCCAGGCCACGCCCGGGCCGGGCCGGCGCTGGCTGGGCCTGATGGCGGCCATGTACTTCTGCGCCGGCTGGGGCTTTGTGATCAGCGCCACCTTCACCGTGGCCATCGTGGAGCGCCAGCCCCAGCTGGCCGGGCAGGGGCCCTGGGCCTGGCTGCTGGTGGGCCTGGCGGCCACGCCGGCGGTCTTTCTCTGGGACCGGGTGGCGCGCCTCATCGGGGACCTGAATGCCTTGCTGCTGGCCTTCGGCCTGCAGCTGGTCTCGGTGCTGCTGCCGGCGCTCTCGGGCAGCCTGGCCGCGGCCCTGGCCGGAGCTCTGCTTTATGGCGCCACCTTCATCGGCCTGGTCAGCCTGACCCTGGCCCTGGTGGGGCGACGTTCGCCGGGCAATCCGGGCAAGGCCATGGCCCGGCTCACGCTCAGCTATGGCGTGGCCCAGGTCAGCGCGCCGGCCCTGGCCGGCGGCATGGCCCAGGCCAGTGGCAGCTACCAGGCGGCGCTGTGGCTCACGGCCGCGGTGCTCGCCCTGGGCATGGTGCTGCTGGCCCTGCTGCGGCGGGAGGAGCGGCGCGCCGCGCCCTAG
- a CDS encoding lectin yields MSQTPLQNPSSPRPLARRARRFTATTLCVALIAPPAWAEEQTLELRSNGEYVSQKLPAGTRDVELDRQLGGVCRFNRSWGYDLSNMELWVNGGCSARFRVSGEFREEEQSSSSSNAGVAVAAVAAIAGLALLASSRRDKDRNDSNDNNNGDWNGGGGGYARQIRGAGGMCLDIAGRVREGAPAILYGCNNGENQRFEWGRGGELRVGGMCLDVSGGDRSNGAKVIAFRCNGDENQRWRARGNQIRSSMNGKCLDVRDGRIRPGQPVQLWDCHGGENQRWWW; encoded by the coding sequence ATGAGCCAGACCCCATTGCAGAACCCATCTTCCCCCCGGCCCCTGGCCCGGCGCGCCCGCCGCTTCACCGCCACCACCCTGTGCGTGGCCCTGATCGCGCCGCCGGCCTGGGCCGAGGAGCAGACCCTGGAGCTGCGCTCCAACGGGGAGTACGTGTCGCAGAAGCTGCCGGCCGGCACCCGCGATGTGGAGCTGGACCGCCAGCTGGGCGGTGTCTGCCGCTTCAACCGCAGCTGGGGTTATGACCTCAGCAATATGGAACTCTGGGTGAACGGCGGCTGCAGCGCGCGCTTCCGGGTCAGCGGCGAGTTCCGCGAGGAGGAGCAGAGCTCGTCCTCCTCCAATGCCGGCGTAGCGGTGGCTGCCGTGGCTGCCATCGCCGGCCTGGCCCTGCTGGCCTCCAGTCGGCGCGACAAGGACCGCAACGACAGCAACGACAACAACAACGGCGACTGGAATGGCGGCGGCGGCGGCTATGCGCGCCAGATCCGCGGGGCCGGCGGCATGTGCCTGGACATCGCCGGTCGGGTGCGCGAGGGTGCGCCGGCCATCCTCTACGGCTGCAACAACGGCGAGAACCAGCGCTTCGAATGGGGCCGCGGCGGCGAACTGCGCGTGGGCGGCATGTGCCTGGACGTCTCGGGCGGTGACCGCAGCAATGGCGCCAAGGTCATTGCCTTCCGCTGCAATGGCGACGAGAACCAGCGCTGGCGTGCGCGGGGCAACCAGATCCGCTCCAGCATGAATGGCAAATGCCTGGACGTGCGCGATGGCCGCATCCGCCCGGGCCAGCCGGTGCAGCTCTGGGACTGCCACGGGGGCGAGAACCAGCGCTGGTGGTGGTGA
- a CDS encoding EF-hand domain-containing protein: MSKQHIKRKSGLVALALLSGWAAQSVQAAEPPKSISLEAYHRDVLRSWHALDLNGDGYITRQELRALPRQAQGMLGSLRRADTDGDGRLSFKEVVAARMAAFEAADTDGNDELSPAEIEAYEARLRAERAAQKSQKSNKAEKVDKASPRP, encoded by the coding sequence ATGAGCAAGCAGCACATCAAGCGCAAGTCCGGCCTGGTGGCCCTGGCCCTGCTGAGCGGCTGGGCCGCCCAGTCGGTGCAGGCCGCCGAGCCCCCCAAGTCCATCAGCCTGGAGGCCTATCACCGCGACGTGCTGCGCTCCTGGCATGCGCTGGACCTCAATGGCGATGGCTACATCACCCGGCAGGAGCTGCGCGCCCTGCCGCGCCAGGCCCAGGGCATGCTGGGCTCGCTGCGTCGGGCCGACACCGATGGCGACGGCCGACTGTCCTTCAAGGAGGTGGTGGCGGCGCGCATGGCGGCTTTCGAGGCGGCCGACACGGACGGCAATGACGAGCTGAGCCCGGCGGAGATCGAGGCCTACGAGGCTAGGCTGCGCGCCGAGCGAGCGGCTCAGAAGTCCCAGAAATCAAACAAGGCCGAGAAGGTCGACAAGGCCAGCCCCCGGCCCTGA
- the ylqF gene encoding ribosome biogenesis GTPase YlqF: MSIQWFPGHMNSTRYAIKERMKAGLDVVIELLDARLPGSSRNPLLAQLTEGKPSLKLLNKQDLADPARTAEWLAHYNALPETRAIGLDASITAPAKALMGACRELAPNRGGMAKPLRVLICGIPNVGKSTLINTLMGKRAAKTGDEPGITKVEQKLVLENDFYLFDTPGMLWPKIIVPEAGFNLAASGAVGRNAFVEEEVAVELLAYLRRHYATQLQERYKLEVDPALSDEELLEQLGRKRGAVLSGGRVNLQKAAEILMYEFRQGTLGRITLETPPEFAQWQARAEIAEQQRLAQAAERKRLRRSG; this comes from the coding sequence ATGAGCATCCAGTGGTTCCCGGGTCATATGAACTCGACCCGATACGCGATCAAGGAACGCATGAAGGCGGGCCTGGACGTGGTGATCGAACTGCTGGACGCCCGTCTGCCCGGTTCCAGCCGCAACCCCCTGCTGGCCCAGCTCACCGAGGGCAAGCCCAGCCTCAAGCTGCTGAACAAGCAGGATCTGGCCGATCCGGCGCGCACGGCCGAGTGGCTGGCCCACTACAACGCCCTGCCCGAGACCCGGGCCATCGGCCTGGACGCCAGCATCACCGCGCCGGCCAAGGCCTTGATGGGGGCCTGCCGCGAGCTGGCGCCCAACCGCGGCGGCATGGCCAAGCCCCTGCGGGTGCTGATCTGCGGCATTCCCAATGTGGGCAAGTCCACCCTGATCAACACCTTGATGGGCAAGCGCGCCGCCAAGACGGGCGATGAACCCGGCATCACCAAGGTGGAGCAGAAGCTGGTGCTGGAAAACGACTTCTACCTCTTCGACACCCCGGGCATGCTCTGGCCCAAGATCATCGTGCCCGAGGCCGGCTTCAATCTGGCCGCCAGCGGCGCCGTGGGCCGCAATGCCTTTGTGGAAGAGGAAGTGGCGGTGGAGCTGCTGGCCTATCTGCGCCGTCACTACGCCACCCAGCTGCAGGAGCGCTACAAGCTGGAGGTCGATCCCGCGCTCAGCGACGAGGAGCTGCTGGAGCAGCTGGGCCGCAAACGCGGCGCCGTGCTCAGCGGCGGCCGGGTCAATCTGCAGAAGGCGGCCGAGATCCTGATGTACGAGTTCCGCCAGGGCACCCTGGGCCGCATCACCCTGGAGACGCCGCCCGAGTTCGCCCAGTGGCAAGCGCGCGCCGAGATCGCCGAGCAGCAGCGCCTGGCGCAGGCAGCCGAGCGCAAGCGCCTGCGCCGCAGCGGCTGA
- a CDS encoding ferredoxin--NADP reductase, translating to MSAFNEEQVLSVRHWTDRLFSFTTTRDAAFRFQNGHFTMLGLKVEGRPLLRAYSVASANHEEHLEFFSIKVPDGPLTSRLQHLQPGDKLLIGRKPTGTLLIDYLHPGKNLWLLATGTGLAPFLSVIRDPATYERFEKVILVHGCREVAELAYQDLITEQLPQDEFLGEFASKQLLYYPTVTREPFRNQGRITTLLEEGKIEADLGLPKLDVANDRVMICGSPGMLKDLKTMLEERQFVEGSTQTPGHFVIERAFVEQ from the coding sequence ATGAGTGCTTTCAACGAAGAACAAGTGTTGAGCGTCCGTCACTGGACCGACCGGCTGTTCAGCTTTACCACCACCCGCGACGCCGCCTTCCGCTTCCAGAACGGCCATTTCACGATGCTGGGCCTGAAGGTCGAGGGTCGCCCGCTGCTGCGCGCCTATAGCGTCGCCAGCGCCAATCACGAAGAGCATCTGGAGTTCTTCAGCATCAAGGTGCCGGACGGCCCGCTGACCTCCCGCCTGCAGCATCTGCAGCCCGGCGACAAGCTGCTGATCGGCCGCAAGCCCACCGGCACCCTGCTGATCGACTATCTGCACCCCGGCAAGAACCTGTGGCTGCTGGCCACCGGCACCGGTCTGGCGCCCTTCCTGAGCGTGATCCGCGATCCCGCCACCTATGAGCGCTTCGAGAAGGTCATCCTGGTGCATGGCTGTCGCGAGGTGGCCGAGCTGGCCTACCAGGACCTGATCACCGAGCAACTGCCTCAGGACGAGTTCCTGGGCGAGTTCGCCAGCAAGCAGCTGCTCTACTACCCCACGGTCACCCGCGAGCCCTTCCGCAACCAGGGCCGCATCACCACCCTGCTGGAAGAAGGCAAGATCGAAGCCGATCTGGGCCTGCCCAAGCTGGACGTGGCCAATGACCGCGTGATGATCTGCGGCAGCCCCGGCATGCTCAAGGATCTGAAGACCATGCTGGAAGAGCGCCAGTTCGTCGAGGGCTCGACCCAGACGCCGGGTCACTTCGTGATCGAGCGCGCCTTCGTGGAGCAGTAA